In Methanoregula formicica SMSP, the DNA window GTCGCGAGTTGCTTCTCAATGCAGGGCCAGACAATGGGGAAGAGATCGTTGGGTTTCTGCCCAATGTTTATCTCTTGGGAAATTTTCTGAGTGCTGCTTGGGATCTCAACGGGCCCTGCTGCAATTTCATGCGGGACCGGAGTTTCTTCCGATGTCGAATACGTGCTCGTGAGGTCGCATACGATGCAGGGCTTGCCCACCATGGCCTGTGAGTTTTTAAGAATGGTCAGAAATACATCGGGATCCGTAAAGGAATCCGACCGGATGGCGGTCGCTCCTCGCTCGATTAACCGGTAGTTTCCCTCGGGAACATCCACATCCTCTCTCACGAACAGCGGCACCCACTTATTCTTCAGGTTCTCCGTGGCACCTGCCCAGGTCCCGCCTTCATTATAGGAGGAGGCAATCACAAGGGTCCAGTCGCTCAGGCAGTACACGAATTTGTTCCGGGCCATCGCGTTACCGACACTGAACGGGGTCTTTGGATCGTTCGATGTCACGAGCACCAGCCGCTGGTCCCGGAGAGCCTGACGGTATTTGCCGTTTAACGACATTTTCAGGAGGCTGTCCGCGATAAACCCGATGACCTGTCCCCCCTCCTCAAGCACCGTCTGCATCGCTTCGGAGTCGACACCCCGGGCTCCCCCGGAAATCAACGGAATCCGGTTCTGGACGCAGAGACGACCGATCTTGTGCGTGGCAAGTTTTGCCCGTTCACTGATATCCCGCGACCCGACGACCGCAAGGCCGCCTTTCGATAACAGTTGGGGATTCCCGGCACCAAATAATAACGGCGGGGCTTTGTTCGGAAGACGTTCAGTCAATCGTCGGGGATAATGTTTATCGGTTGGAGAAAGGATCCAGATCCCCTTATTGTTCCAGTCTTCGACCGCAAGGGCAAGTGCCCCGCCCCGGTTTAGTAATTCCGGTAATCGCTTTGCATCGAACCGGGAAATTTTACTGTAGCGATCGACAACTTCAGAATCAAAAAGGTCCGGCAGAGTCTTTGATTCGTTTCTCAGCCACTGGCATAATGAAAAATATTCCGCAGCATTCAGTGGGGTTTTTGACGATTCGTTCTGTCCGAATCTCCCGCACAGCAGGAACGTTACCTGCGTATCCGGTGTTATCGAATCCGGTATCATAGGACATCCTTGCCTTGCGTATCTGTCAGAGCACAGGGATAGACCGGGCCGCTTCCGGCAGATTGCAGCATGGCCGAAAGAATCGTAAATGTCCACCGGGAATCGACCATATCGTCAATTAAGAGGACCGGGCCTTCCATGACAGAGTCCTGATCGATCTCAAAGGCGCCGTCAAGATTGGATACCTGCATAAAGCTGTTTTTCATCATCTTCTGCGGTTGGGTTTCCTTGATTTTCCGGATACAGTCCACGAATGGGATTTTGAGCGTCACGGCGAGTGCCATCGAGAAATTTTTTACGAGAGTCTTTTTCCTGAGTGACGGGACACAGGTTATCCATGTCGGCATGGGATTGGGTTTCCACTGGTTAACGATCAGATCACGCATTGCATCTACAAGTTTATTATCGAAATGATTTGCGTGTTTTCCGGCTTTGACAACTTCTCCCCAGCCCCCGTCACCCCATGAAGAGAGTGCCCGCCCGGGGTTTGCCCGGAGTTCCTCAGGAATATGCCCATGCCATTTTTCCGTTGAGAATGAAAGCCCTGGCGGCCATTGACGACGCGGGGAGATGACATGCTGGTTCGAATAAAGGAACCGTCGCGCTCTTGCTACCACTTCCTCCGATGGTTCCTCAGGAAGCAATGCATGGCCGATACAAACCGAACATTTGCCGCAGGGTATTGCTTTGGGATCTTCCAGATCCCGCTGGAGGAATTCCATCAGGCAGGAACGGCTCCGCACATAATCGTTAATCCTGCCCCACTCTGCGCGACGGAGAGATGTCAGTCGTTGTATTTTTTCCTTATTTATGGTGTAAGCGGCAGCGGTTGCACGATAGCGGGGACCGTCTTTCACGATCGGAGACGGGCTCTCGATGGAAATAATTTTGAAAACATTTTCGATCTGCGACTGCGAAAGATTGGTACGTGCTTCTATCATGGGGACGGATAACCCCTCGGGAGTTTTTTCCAGCTCCTCAAGGATCGTGGTAACGTGATCTTCCCGGGGAAACGCGGTTTTGATAAAATATTCAACGATATCCTGATCCTCTTCGCCCGCGAGTAAAATTCCGTATGCACAAGGAAGCGACCGGCCGGCCCGACCCACCTGCTGGTAATAGGTAACCACCGACATCGGCCTTTGGTAATGGATAACAAACCCGAGATCCGGTTTATCGAAACCCATGCCAAGTGCACTGGTAGCGACAAGCACTTTGATCTTATTATCGAGAAGATCCTGCTCCATCTCCTCTCGCAACGATGGATCGGATTCGCCGGAATACGCACGGGAATCAATTCCCTGCGACTGCAACCACCGGGCAACGCGGTCCGAATCCTTCACCGTCATGGTGTAAATGATCCCGCTCCCTGGCATCTTTGGGACATTTTCTGCCAGCCATGCGAGGCGTATGGCGCGCGAGGGTATGACGATATTCTGAAGACTAAGAGATGCCCGGCCGAGCGGCCCCCGGAACACCCCTAAACGTTCCCCGATTTGGGCACGGATATCTTTGATAACCCTGTCATTTGCCGTGGCTGTCGTGGCAAGAAGAGGAATATTTTCCGGGAGCACCCGAAGAATCCGGAGAATCCGTTGATAATCCGGACGAAAGTCATGACCCCAGTCGCTGATGCAATGGGCTTCGTCAATAACAAAAAGACCCAAGGTCCGGGCGAGAGGTATTAGCTTTTCACGGAATTCCTCGTTGGATAACCGTTCCGGAGAAATAATAAGAATATCGATCTTCCCTGCTTCGAGATCGTGATATATATGATCCCATTCTTCATGATTGCTCGAATTGATTGTTCTTGCCGCCAGACCTATTCGCTCCGCTGCTAAGATCTGGTTCCGCATCAACGCAAGTAACGGAGAAATAAGCAGCGTGGGGCCGGTGCCCCGGTCGCGCAGCAGTTTCGTTGCGATAAAATATACAATGCTTTTTCCCCAACCGGTGCGCTGGACCACAAGAAGGTGAGCATTCTCATTCACCAGCTGGTCAATTATCTCCCACTGCCCGGCCCGGAATTCTGCATGGGGATCCTGTAATGCCGTTCTGAGAAGATCAAGAGATTTTTGGTTTAATGAGGTACTCATGTCAATTTCTCCGGTATGGGATTTCCGGCAACTTTTTCCCTACGATCGATTACGGAGATCCAATTGATGACGCGGGCAAATACCGGATATCATGACAAATTTTTATTTTATGATTTCATTAACCTCCTGTTATATTATGTGGTGTGCACCGGGAAAGTATCACAAATGCGTTCGCTCTCCTTCATTTGCATGCTAAAATTTTTCTGGAAAATTTTCTCTGTCCGGAAAAATTTTTCCACATATTTTTCAAACATTTTTCCGGAATATTTATCGATCTCACGATAACAACCCTGAAAAAATTAAATGGTTCTGCTACAAAAAATCCATATCCCCTGTGAGATTTGGGCGTCATCTCAAACCCGTCGAATTGGACAGGATTAAAAAATTATAATCCCACCTGCGGATTTCCCAGTTCCCCTTTGTCACGCTCGTTCTCTCAAAACTATTGCAATACCACCGGAATAAAAAATTAGTAAATCGAAAAATCTCTCTCGCATTTCAAATATTTCATTTCCAAAAAAATTTCCGGAAAAAATTTCTCAAAAGTTTTTCCATTTAAGAAAAAATTTTAAAAATTTCCGTCTCGTAACAATCACAAAAAATCTCCGCCCCGCCCGTTCAGTTACTCGTTATTCCGCCTGCGAGCACCGCCTCCAGGAACCCCCTTTTTCAGGATCTGGTACATACCCAATCCGGCTCCTGTACGGGCTCCGATGTACTACTTTTCCTGAACGGAGCCCTATAAGGCCCCGGATCGGGATCCGCCGACCCCCTGTTTGATGCGATCCACCTGGAGGTATTTCCAAAACAGGAGGTCCGGGCGATCTCTCCGTCGGAAGCCCGTTTCACCGACGGAGACCTCATAGTCTTGAGGGGCTCTTTGGAACCTGAAATCCCTGAAATGCAATCTCCCCGCAAATCGTTTTGTTTTCGAATCGGAGCCCATTTTGGAAAACCGCTTTTTGGAAGATCGCATTTTTTTGCGAATTACGATACACAGTTTTCGAAATGCCTCCGAAATGTCGTTCATTCCCCCAACAGAAGTCATAATGGGCTCGAAAAAATGTCAATATAGTCGCTCTGGTACAAAGGATCGCTGTTTTTTCTGGACATGAGCCCATGAAATGAAAAGAACCCCCCTTTTCCGGCCCCCTCTTACGACGGAGTGGGATATCCCACCGTCGAAGAAACCTGCGGTTTCGGTCGAAGACCTATGGTCTTCTCCTGATCCAGGTCATACGACCTTCATCATTCTCCACCTCCAGATCTGAAGACCTGTCGGACGTCGAAGAAACCTGATGCTTCCCTACTCCCTCCTCGCCTTCTGGATCTCCTTTCCGAGTTTCGCAATCCCTTTCCAGCGTTTTCTCTCAGAACGGACAAGGCCGATCTCCGCTTTGTCCTGCTCGAATGCAAGCTCGCGGCTGAGCCGGTGGAAATTCTCGAGCCGGGCCGCGGAGAGTTTCCCGGCCTTCACGGCTTCCTGCACGGCACAGCCCGGTTCCCGCTCGTGCCGGCAGTCTGAAAACCGGCAGCGCTCCGCCAGCTCCCGGATGTCAGGGAACGCGTCACTCAAACCGGTCGAAGCGGTCCCGATGCCCACTTCGCGGATCCCGGGATTATCGATCATGAGCGCACCGCTGTTCAGGACAAAGAGCTGGCGAACGGTTGTTGTGTGCCGGCCTTTCCCGTCATCCTCGCGGATACCCGATGTTTTCTGCGTTTCGCATCCGAGGAGCCGGTTGATCAGGGTGGACTTGCCGACACCCGATGAACCGATAAGCACGATCGTCTGGCCGGGCCTGAGATACGGGTCGAGCAAACCGATCCCCTCACCGCTCATGGCACTCACGGGAATGACCGGAATACCGGACGAGACCGGAATAATTGTTCCGGTCAGCGAAGCAGGATCATCTGCAAGATCGGATTTGTTGATGACGATCACCGGCCGGGCCCCGGATGCGTGGACAATCGCGAGATACCGTTCGATCCGGCGGGCGTTCAGCTCAGGGCCGGCTGCGGTCACGATAAAGACCGTGTCGATGTTTGCCGCAATGACCTGGTCCGTTCCCTCCCGCCCGGAGGCTCCCCGGGTGAACACCGTCGTTTGCGGGAGGATTGCAACGATCGTTATGGATCCGGCCTCCGGCTGGTGGAGCAGCACGACAAAATCCCCCACGGCCGGAAACCGTCCGAGTTTTTTTAAGGCTCCGGAGATCCCGGCCATGACCGGCCCGCTTCCGGTAAAAACTTCCCAGACGGTCTTCTGCCGGCACGCAACGCGCCCCGGGATGTACGGTCCCGAAAATTTTCTGAATGCTTCCTTGTGTTCTTCTGTCCAGCCAAGCTGTTCCAGGGTATAAGGATGCGGCTCTCCGCATCCGGGAATGGATGGGTTCATAAAAAAACCTGAACGTTTGTATTGACAGGTGATTGTTTGCGGTCCAAGTGCTTTGTGGTCACGTTCTCCAGATGCGATTCTGAGATTACAAATCCCTCTGCCGTGCGGTAAGTGACGTTTCAGCCTGTTCGAAAAAGAGAGAAATGAAAATTATTTCCCGGTTCCTTTCTCGTGCGCGACAATGGCTGCGATCTCCACCTGCAACAGTGGAATCTTATTGACAATAATATCCCAGAGGATCTCCAGATCAACACCGAAATACCCATGAATGAGCGTGTCCCGGAACCCGGCAATCGATTTCCAGTCAGTATTTGGGTACCGTGCTTTCAGATCAGGGCTTAGGTGGTTTGTTGCCTCACCAACAATCTCAAAGTTACGGACAACTGCATCGATCCGCATCCGGTCATTTTTGAACTCCTCGAATGTCATGGTGCCAACATAGGACCGGTATTTCCTGCCGCCTCAGTAATGTCATTGAGGTACCGCAGTTGCGACCTAGGCATACACGACTTCCTGCAGGATTGGTTCGCGGATCAGCGGTTTGAGCGCTGCATCCGTCACCAGATCAACTTTTCTTTGAAATAGATCTTCAAGATAGAATTTTGTTCCCATGAAATTGTCAAACGTCTTTTTCCCTTCCTGGAAAGTAACAAGGATGTCAACATCGCTATCAAGTCGCTCCTCTCTACGTGAGAATGACCCGAAGATCCCAATCTTCGCTACACTAAACCGCTTCTTAAGTTCCGGTTCATGCTCGCGGAGGAGTGAGAGCGCATCCATGATCTCTGTTGGTGAGTTGTTGGTCTGTTCTTATTATTAATCCATTGACGGGCTAGGCCGCCCTCTGCTGCCCTGCTCCCTCTATCTCCCCCTTCTTCAGCATGTGCTTGTACCACACGAACCACGGGTTGTCGATGAACCCGATGATGTTCTTGATCACGATCTGGCCGAGCATCAGCGGGAGGATTGGGAGCACGCCCAGGAACGCGATGGTCACAAAGATGATCGAGTCGAGCGTGAGGCTGACGGCATCGCTCACGCTGGACCGGAGCCAGACGTACGGGTTGAGCATCGTGTGGTGCCGGAACGCAAGCTCGCGATGTAAAAATCTCTGCTTCAGCGCAGAGAAAATATGGGCATCGATGGTGGAGCAGACAAGGAACGCGATCCAGCTGGCGAGCGTGATCCGGATGCTCATGGAGAAAATGTCCTGCCAGGCCGCTTCGTGTGTGAAGACCGCTGCGGGCGTAAGCGAGTTCACCATCAGGAAAAAGATCACGAGCAGCACCTGGCTGACGAAAACGATGGCGATCGCGGCATGGGTCATCGCCTTGCCGTACACTTCATTGATCATGTCGATGACCTGCGCGATGAACGGGTAGAGCAGGACGGAGGCAGGGGCGGTGAAAACATAGATGCCGAGATCGAAGTCCACGACCCGTGCCGCAATGACCTGGGACGCGGCAAGGTACACAACGTAAAACCCGGTCAGGGCCGCAAAGCCGTACTGCGGGTAGCGCCGGACAATCCGGACCGAGGCGTAGGTCACGAGGGTGAGGCTGAGCAGCCAGCAGATCCAGACAAGCATTCCCGGGAATTTGTCGCGCGAAGTAATGGAATTTGCGGCAGGGCTAGCAGCGTGCTTACCCCGCCAGTGCCAGCCATCCCCAGTACACCAGCACCTGCAGCACCGTGAGCGGTACCCCGACCTTCATAAATTCAAAAAATGTCAGGGGCACTCCCTGCTTCTCCGCGTTCTGGATGATGATGACATTGCTTGCCGCCCCGAGGATCGTGAGGTTGCCGGCAATCGTACTCCCCGCTGCAAGCGCCATGAGCTGGGCCGTGCCGGCACCGGCTTCCGTCACGAGCGGCTGGAAGAGCGCAACGAACGGGACATTGGAGATGAACTGGCTGAAGACAATGCTTGTCCCGAGCAGCGCCGGGATGGACGCGAGCATCCCGCCGCTGACAAGCGACTGGAAGAACCCGGTCTGCCAGACACTCTCCATGAGGACGAACATCGCGGCAAAGAAGACGAGCGTGCACCAGTCGATCGATTTCACGATCTCAACGCGGCGGTGCGAGAAGAGTATGATGGGAAGTGCTGCGCCGATCGCGATCAGCGGGAGAGTCACGAGCATGGAGCCGGTGACGAGCGATGCGGTGATGTTGATGGCCGCAAGCAGCAGGATAATCGCAAGCGAGACTTTCGAGAGGAGCATCAGCTTGTCATCGCAGGCCGGGACCGGAAGTTCAGCGAACGTGCATTGGGCGAATTCACCGCGATATATCCACCGCAGCACGCCCCACGAGAGTGAGAGACAGATGAGCGTCGGGATGACAAGCCAGACCGCGAACGTGACAAACGGCGAGGTTATGCCGGCGTTCAGCGCAACGAGCAGGTTCTGCGGGTTGCCGATCGGGCTCATGACGCTGCCGGTCGTGATGGCGATGGCAAGCGCGAGGAGCAGGAGTTTTGGCGAGATCTTCCGGGACGCGGCAAGCCCGAGCACGAGCGGCGTGCCGATCACAGCGAGCGTGTCGTTCATCAGGAGCGCCGAGAGGATGCCCATGCCAAAGAGGATGAAGAGCACGACTTGGTCCGGGTTTTTCGCCCGGGCAAAAAAGCGGTGGGCAATGCAGGAGAGGTACCCGCTTGCCACCATCGCCTCGCCGACTACGAACATGCCGAACAGGAAGAGCATCACGCTGGGGTCGATGGCGAAGAGTGCATCGGCCGGGGAGATCTGGCCGGTGACGAGAACCGCAACGGCGCCACCGAGCATGATCTGCCAGATCTTGAGATTGAACCGGCCGACCTGCCTGATTGCGATGAGCAGGAAGACTGCGGCAAGGACGAGGATGGGGAGGTATGTTGTCATACTCGCTTACTGCCGGTGTTCCACCTTCCAGTGCAGCAATATCCCGTCCTCGATCCTCCGTGCCTCAAGGAGCACAAGCCGGCAGAACTCGGACTCCTTCACAAACCCCGGCCCGTCGGCGAGCGTGGGCGCATCCTTCCCCCCGATGATGATGTTGCCGACAAACGTGTAGATCTCATCCACGAGCCCGGCCGTGACCAGGCCGGCAATGAGCGTTCCCCCGCCTTCGACCATCACCCGCCGGATCTTCATCCGGCCGAGTTCCTCCAGCATCTCTGCAAGGTCAACGCGGTCATTCCCGGTGACAATGACGGTTGCGAACTTCTCCAGCTCGCGGACTTTTGCCGGGTCCGCCCGTTTCGAGATCGCGATGACCCGCTTCCCCTCTTCCTTGTGCAGGATCTTTGCATCCGGAGGGGTGCGGGCGTGGCTGTCCACAACGATCCGGACCGGGTGAAGGCTCGTCCCCCGGGCGAGCCGGTTGTTCCGGCATTCCTCGGACTTCACGGTCAGGGACGGGTTGTCGGCAAGTACGGTGCCGATACCG includes these proteins:
- a CDS encoding DNA-processing protein DprA, which encodes MIPDSITPDTQVTFLLCGRFGQNESSKTPLNAAEYFSLCQWLRNESKTLPDLFDSEVVDRYSKISRFDAKRLPELLNRGGALALAVEDWNNKGIWILSPTDKHYPRRLTERLPNKAPPLLFGAGNPQLLSKGGLAVVGSRDISERAKLATHKIGRLCVQNRIPLISGGARGVDSEAMQTVLEEGGQVIGFIADSLLKMSLNGKYRQALRDQRLVLVTSNDPKTPFSVGNAMARNKFVYCLSDWTLVIASSYNEGGTWAGATENLKNKWVPLFVREDVDVPEGNYRLIERGATAIRSDSFTDPDVFLTILKNSQAMVGKPCIVCDLTSTYSTSEETPVPHEIAAGPVEIPSSTQKISQEINIGQKPNDLFPIVWPCIEKQLATPKTEKELAECFNVEVKQMRAWLSSAVEKGDVQKLVKPVRYVLPKKPKVSLDTWIEN
- a CDS encoding RecQ family ATP-dependent DNA helicase, with the translated sequence MSTSLNQKSLDLLRTALQDPHAEFRAGQWEIIDQLVNENAHLLVVQRTGWGKSIVYFIATKLLRDRGTGPTLLISPLLALMRNQILAAERIGLAARTINSSNHEEWDHIYHDLEAGKIDILIISPERLSNEEFREKLIPLARTLGLFVIDEAHCISDWGHDFRPDYQRILRILRVLPENIPLLATTATANDRVIKDIRAQIGERLGVFRGPLGRASLSLQNIVIPSRAIRLAWLAENVPKMPGSGIIYTMTVKDSDRVARWLQSQGIDSRAYSGESDPSLREEMEQDLLDNKIKVLVATSALGMGFDKPDLGFVIHYQRPMSVVTYYQQVGRAGRSLPCAYGILLAGEEDQDIVEYFIKTAFPREDHVTTILEELEKTPEGLSVPMIEARTNLSQSQIENVFKIISIESPSPIVKDGPRYRATAAAYTINKEKIQRLTSLRRAEWGRINDYVRSRSCLMEFLQRDLEDPKAIPCGKCSVCIGHALLPEEPSEEVVARARRFLYSNQHVISPRRQWPPGLSFSTEKWHGHIPEELRANPGRALSSWGDGGWGEVVKAGKHANHFDNKLVDAMRDLIVNQWKPNPMPTWITCVPSLRKKTLVKNFSMALAVTLKIPFVDCIRKIKETQPQKMMKNSFMQVSNLDGAFEIDQDSVMEGPVLLIDDMVDSRWTFTILSAMLQSAGSGPVYPCALTDTQGKDVL
- the rsgA gene encoding ribosome small subunit-dependent GTPase A, yielding MNPSIPGCGEPHPYTLEQLGWTEEHKEAFRKFSGPYIPGRVACRQKTVWEVFTGSGPVMAGISGALKKLGRFPAVGDFVVLLHQPEAGSITIVAILPQTTVFTRGASGREGTDQVIAANIDTVFIVTAAGPELNARRIERYLAIVHASGARPVIVINKSDLADDPASLTGTIIPVSSGIPVIPVSAMSGEGIGLLDPYLRPGQTIVLIGSSGVGKSTLINRLLGCETQKTSGIREDDGKGRHTTTVRQLFVLNSGALMIDNPGIREVGIGTASTGLSDAFPDIRELAERCRFSDCRHEREPGCAVQEAVKAGKLSAARLENFHRLSRELAFEQDKAEIGLVRSERKRWKGIAKLGKEIQKARRE
- a CDS encoding HepT-like ribonuclease domain-containing protein, giving the protein MTFEEFKNDRMRIDAVVRNFEIVGEATNHLSPDLKARYPNTDWKSIAGFRDTLIHGYFGVDLEILWDIIVNKIPLLQVEIAAIVAHEKGTGK
- a CDS encoding nucleotidyltransferase family protein: MDALSLLREHEPELKKRFSVAKIGIFGSFSRREERLDSDVDILVTFQEGKKTFDNFMGTKFYLEDLFQRKVDLVTDAALKPLIREPILQEVVYA
- a CDS encoding queuosine precursor transporter, with protein sequence MLVWICWLLSLTLVTYASVRIVRRYPQYGFAALTGFYVVYLAASQVIAARVVDFDLGIYVFTAPASVLLYPFIAQVIDMINEVYGKAMTHAAIAIVFVSQVLLVIFFLMVNSLTPAAVFTHEAAWQDIFSMSIRITLASWIAFLVCSTIDAHIFSALKQRFLHRELAFRHHTMLNPYVWLRSSVSDAVSLTLDSIIFVTIAFLGVLPILPLMLGQIVIKNIIGFIDNPWFVWYKHMLKKGEIEGAGQQRAA
- a CDS encoding ArsB/NhaD family transporter; this encodes MTTYLPILVLAAVFLLIAIRQVGRFNLKIWQIMLGGAVAVLVTGQISPADALFAIDPSVMLFLFGMFVVGEAMVASGYLSCIAHRFFARAKNPDQVVLFILFGMGILSALLMNDTLAVIGTPLVLGLAASRKISPKLLLLALAIAITTGSVMSPIGNPQNLLVALNAGITSPFVTFAVWLVIPTLICLSLSWGVLRWIYRGEFAQCTFAELPVPACDDKLMLLSKVSLAIILLLAAINITASLVTGSMLVTLPLIAIGAALPIILFSHRRVEIVKSIDWCTLVFFAAMFVLMESVWQTGFFQSLVSGGMLASIPALLGTSIVFSQFISNVPFVALFQPLVTEAGAGTAQLMALAAGSTIAGNLTILGAASNVIIIQNAEKQGVPLTFFEFMKVGVPLTVLQVLVYWGWLALAG
- a CDS encoding 2,5-diamino-6-(ribosylamino)-4(3H)-pyrimidinone 5'-phosphate reductase translates to MRPYVIVNTAMSADGKLSTRERRQVKISGAQDFNRVDRLKAGSDAVMVGIGTVLADNPSLTVKSEECRNNRLARGTSLHPVRIVVDSHARTPPDAKILHKEEGKRVIAISKRADPAKVRELEKFATVIVTGNDRVDLAEMLEELGRMKIRRVMVEGGGTLIAGLVTAGLVDEIYTFVGNIIIGGKDAPTLADGPGFVKESEFCRLVLLEARRIEDGILLHWKVEHRQ